A section of the Phormidium ambiguum IAM M-71 genome encodes:
- a CDS encoding rhodanese-like domain-containing protein, producing the protein MRKILVNLFASLLLLVLPVWLINSSSMLAASLGNEAVESNVFEAIDRFLTSIPNDYYTIQQVDKLKSISKNKNALLVDVRKPSEYNSGHIPGAINIPLRTLTQNLDKIPQNRPVILYCTTGYRTAMGVMSLEMLGYHNVSGFPPSIQGWKIAGEPLEKS; encoded by the coding sequence ATGCGAAAAATTTTAGTTAATTTATTTGCCAGCTTGTTACTTTTAGTTCTACCTGTTTGGCTAATCAATTCTTCATCAATGTTAGCTGCATCTTTAGGTAATGAAGCTGTGGAAAGTAATGTGTTTGAAGCGATCGATCGCTTTCTCACCTCTATTCCTAATGACTATTACACAATTCAACAAGTAGACAAACTTAAAAGTATTAGCAAAAACAAAAATGCTCTATTAGTTGATGTCAGAAAACCTAGCGAATACAACTCCGGTCATATCCCAGGAGCGATAAATATTCCCTTACGAACTTTAACGCAAAATTTGGATAAAATTCCCCAAAATCGCCCTGTCATTCTCTACTGTACAACAGGTTATCGTACCGCAATGGGAGTGATGTCTTTAGAAATGTTGGGATATCACAATGTTTCCGGTTTTCCTCCTAGTATTCAAGGTTGGAAAATAGCAGGAGAACCTTTAGAAAAGTCATAA